A stretch of Paenibacillus mucilaginosus 3016 DNA encodes these proteins:
- a CDS encoding amino acid ABC transporter permease — protein MDFSFLPQYYGFFIEGARVTLILSLFTVIFGVILGVLIALMRLSSIWPLKFFGSAYVEFIRGTPVLVQVYLFYYGLPMAGVEFPEVPFLGSNFPDMMAAILALSINSSAYVAEVFRAGIQAIDKGQMEAGRSLGLTHAMTMWNIILPQALRNILPALGNEFIVVIKESSIVSVIGIGELMYKADTIKGNTYQAFEPLIVVAIIYFIITFTLSKLLGVAERRMKTH, from the coding sequence GTGGATTTTTCGTTTTTGCCGCAGTACTATGGCTTTTTTATTGAGGGAGCAAGGGTCACGCTCATCCTCTCTTTGTTTACAGTGATCTTCGGTGTCATTCTCGGGGTGCTCATCGCCCTGATGAGGCTCTCCAGCATCTGGCCTCTGAAATTCTTCGGTTCCGCCTATGTGGAGTTCATCCGGGGGACGCCGGTGCTTGTGCAGGTGTATCTGTTCTACTACGGTCTGCCGATGGCGGGTGTGGAATTCCCGGAAGTGCCGTTCCTCGGATCGAACTTCCCGGATATGATGGCGGCGATTCTGGCGCTCTCCATCAACTCCTCCGCCTATGTGGCCGAGGTTTTCCGTGCAGGTATTCAGGCTATTGACAAAGGCCAGATGGAAGCCGGCCGCTCCCTCGGCCTCACCCATGCCATGACGATGTGGAATATCATTCTTCCGCAGGCGCTGCGCAACATTCTGCCTGCGCTGGGCAACGAGTTTATCGTTGTCATTAAGGAATCTTCGATCGTCTCGGTCATCGGGATCGGCGAGCTGATGTACAAAGCCGATACGATCAAGGGGAATACGTACCAGGCCTTCGAGCCCCTGATCGTCGTCGCAATCATCTACTTTATCATCACCTTCACGCTGTCGAAGCTGCTCGGCGTGGCCGAAAGGAGGATGAAGACCCATTGA
- a CDS encoding amino acid ABC transporter ATP-binding protein, translating into MINVKGLEKAYGSNKVLNGIDIEIAKGEVVVVIGPSGSGKSTFLRCLNLLEQPTGGDIEFDGISLLKGKQDINRLRQRMGMVFQQFNLFPHMTVLKNITLAPLKLRKLNGEQADKVARDLLRRIGLADKADSFPGQLSGGQKQRIAIARALAMSPDVMLFDEPTSALDPEMVGEVLDVMKELAAEGMTMVVVTHEMGFAREVGTRLIFMDGGKIVEQGKPAEVFANPQHPRTQDFLRKVL; encoded by the coding sequence TTGATTAACGTCAAAGGACTGGAGAAAGCCTATGGCTCCAACAAGGTTCTCAACGGAATCGATATCGAGATCGCGAAGGGCGAAGTGGTTGTCGTCATCGGGCCGAGCGGCTCGGGCAAGAGTACGTTCCTCCGCTGCCTGAATCTGCTCGAGCAGCCGACCGGCGGGGATATCGAGTTCGACGGCATCTCGCTGCTGAAGGGAAAGCAGGACATCAACCGGCTCCGCCAGCGGATGGGGATGGTGTTCCAGCAGTTCAACCTGTTCCCGCACATGACTGTGCTCAAGAACATTACCCTGGCGCCGCTCAAGCTGAGGAAGCTGAACGGCGAGCAGGCGGACAAGGTGGCAAGGGACCTGCTCCGCCGGATCGGCCTGGCCGACAAGGCCGACAGCTTCCCGGGCCAGCTCTCCGGTGGCCAGAAGCAGCGGATCGCCATTGCCCGCGCGCTGGCCATGTCGCCGGACGTCATGCTCTTCGACGAGCCGACCTCAGCGCTGGACCCGGAGATGGTCGGCGAGGTGCTCGACGTCATGAAGGAGCTTGCGGCCGAGGGGATGACGATGGTCGTCGTCACCCATGAGATGGGCTTCGCCCGCGAAGTCGGCACACGCCTGATCTTCATGGACGGCGGGAAGATCGTCGAGCAGGGGAAGCCGGCGGAGGTCTTCGCGAACCCGCAGCATCCGCGGACCCAGGATTTTTTGCGCAAGGTGCTGTAA
- a CDS encoding phosphonate ABC transporter ATP-binding protein, whose product MIIVRNLSKSFPPDSRVLQRLSFQADEGELVTLLGASGSGKTTLFRCLMLQEKWDEGQYIYEGNDITKAGFSEKLKLRKQWAYLEEKPKLNPKKSALKNVLSALLFRKSWVRFLTGTVSEDDHLEAMDYLDRVGLLDKAHEPVEKLSGGEKQRVAVCKAMIKGARVIFADEPVSGLDPEAASRVMEDLQSICRKHKLLVFCSLHQIELAEKYGSRIWGLSGGKLVIDIAGRRLTQREKELIF is encoded by the coding sequence ATGATCATCGTACGCAACTTAAGCAAGAGCTTTCCGCCGGATTCGCGCGTGCTGCAGCGGCTGAGCTTCCAGGCCGACGAAGGGGAGCTGGTCACGCTGCTTGGAGCCAGCGGGAGCGGGAAGACAACCCTGTTCCGCTGCCTGATGCTTCAGGAGAAGTGGGACGAGGGACAGTATATTTATGAGGGGAACGACATTACGAAGGCCGGCTTCAGCGAGAAGCTCAAGCTGCGCAAGCAGTGGGCGTATCTCGAAGAGAAGCCGAAGCTCAATCCCAAAAAATCCGCGCTGAAGAACGTGCTGAGCGCGCTGCTTTTCCGCAAGTCATGGGTGCGCTTTCTTACCGGCACGGTCTCGGAGGACGACCATCTGGAGGCCATGGACTACCTGGACCGGGTAGGCCTGCTCGATAAGGCGCATGAGCCGGTGGAGAAGCTGAGCGGCGGGGAGAAGCAGCGGGTGGCGGTCTGCAAGGCCATGATCAAAGGGGCCCGCGTCATCTTCGCGGACGAGCCGGTATCGGGACTGGATCCCGAGGCGGCCAGCCGCGTGATGGAAGACCTGCAGAGCATCTGCCGCAAGCACAAGCTGCTTGTATTCTGCTCGCTGCACCAGATCGAGCTTGCCGAGAAGTACGGCTCGCGCATCTGGGGCCTGTCCGGCGGAAAGCTCGTCATTGATATCGCAGGACGCCGGCTGACGCAGCGCGAGAAGGAGCTCATCTTTTAA
- a CDS encoding MFS transporter, with product MTLGNSMLIPTLPLMKRELAVTSFQISLIITLYSVVAIVLIPIAGYMSDRFGRKKIIIPSLFIAAVGGLLCGTAHWFAGAYTFAVILIGRCIQGIGAAGGLPIVLPLVGDMFKKEEDVSKGLGVVETSNTFGKVLSPIAGSLLALLSWYAVFLSIPVLCLISILLVAFLVKVPPAAEDKEKPKFSAFLHSLVNIAKEKGRWLGAIFLIGIIGMFVLFAVLFYLSTLLEELYGIDGVPKGGLLAVPLSALCLASYLTGKWIGEDKPRMKWVTVIGLTILTASMLFMAWFGITTLWLLLLVVGIGGIGIGTALPCLDALITEGIDKEQRGTVSSVYSSMRFIGVAAGPPLMSIGMKWPTAALFYSLAGVSILGVLTALFAIRPKQKGPKASGGSKQAKEQTETIAVFKPAGVRDMPGNIKGTAPES from the coding sequence ATGACGCTTGGCAATTCCATGCTGATTCCGACGCTTCCATTGATGAAGCGGGAGCTGGCGGTCACCTCCTTTCAGATCTCGCTGATCATTACGCTGTACTCCGTTGTGGCCATTGTCCTGATTCCGATTGCAGGGTACATGTCGGACCGGTTCGGGCGTAAGAAAATCATCATCCCGAGCCTGTTCATCGCAGCCGTAGGAGGACTCCTGTGCGGGACGGCCCACTGGTTCGCCGGAGCCTACACGTTCGCTGTCATCCTGATTGGCCGGTGCATTCAGGGAATCGGCGCTGCGGGAGGACTCCCGATCGTGCTTCCCCTGGTCGGGGACATGTTCAAGAAGGAAGAGGATGTGAGCAAGGGACTCGGGGTCGTCGAGACATCGAATACGTTCGGCAAGGTGCTCAGTCCCATCGCGGGCTCTCTGCTCGCCTTGCTGTCCTGGTATGCGGTCTTTTTGTCCATTCCGGTCTTGTGCCTGATCTCCATCCTGCTCGTTGCCTTCCTGGTCAAGGTTCCTCCGGCAGCCGAGGATAAGGAGAAACCAAAGTTTTCAGCATTTTTGCATTCTTTGGTAAATATTGCCAAAGAAAAAGGCCGCTGGCTCGGTGCGATCTTCTTGATCGGGATTATCGGCATGTTCGTGCTCTTTGCCGTCCTGTTCTATCTGTCCACATTGCTGGAGGAGCTGTATGGCATTGACGGGGTGCCCAAAGGCGGCCTGCTCGCCGTTCCCCTCTCCGCCTTGTGCCTGGCTTCTTACCTGACGGGCAAATGGATCGGCGAGGACAAGCCGCGAATGAAATGGGTAACGGTCATCGGTCTCACGATCCTGACCGCATCCATGCTCTTCATGGCTTGGTTCGGTATCACGACGCTGTGGCTGCTGCTCCTCGTCGTCGGTATCGGAGGCATCGGCATCGGTACCGCCCTGCCTTGTCTGGACGCCCTGATTACCGAGGGCATAGACAAGGAACAGCGCGGCACGGTTTCCTCGGTCTACAGCTCCATGCGGTTCATCGGCGTAGCCGCAGGCCCGCCGCTGATGTCGATCGGCATGAAGTGGCCGACGGCAGCCCTATTCTATTCGCTGGCGGGCGTCTCGATTCTGGGGGTGCTCACCGCACTGTTCGCCATCCGGCCGAAGCAGAAGGGGCCGAAGGCATCGGGCGGATCCAAACAAGCAAAGGAGCAGACCGAAACCATCGCCGTCTTCAAGCCGGCGGGCGTCCGGGACATGCCGGGCAACATCAAAGGGACTGCACCCGAGTCGTGA
- a CDS encoding M20 family metallopeptidase, with the protein MKERIQSTIDSHAGELTGLSRYIGDHPELGNEEWKASARLVEALKNSGFEVQTPVLDLPTAFLGTYRAAKPGPTVAFLCEYDALPEIGHACGHHLICVMGLGAAIGLKSVIDEIGGEIRVYGTPAEETKGAKVTMSAAGLFDDVDVALMAHPYYAYEKSGESLAMDALRFEYTGKAAHAAASPYEGVNALDAVLLLFQSIGALRQQLRSHARIHGIITHGGKAPNIIPDYAAAEFYIRSANRPYTDEVVQKVLRCAEGAALQTGAALKWSNYEYSYDELNTNEALSAAFTANLTAMGVPESEIGTGQDHGSLDLGNVSRHCPAIHPYIKVVDERHLLHTVEFRDLAMQPRAFEGMLLGAKVLAQTAYDVITDPALLSAIREEFARKVKGSVHTG; encoded by the coding sequence ATGAAAGAACGCATCCAATCCACCATCGACTCCCACGCCGGCGAGCTGACCGGCCTATCCCGCTATATCGGGGACCATCCCGAGCTTGGAAACGAGGAATGGAAAGCCTCCGCCCGTCTGGTGGAAGCGCTGAAGAACAGCGGCTTCGAAGTACAGACCCCCGTGCTCGATCTGCCGACGGCTTTCCTCGGTACCTACCGCGCAGCCAAGCCCGGCCCGACGGTAGCCTTCCTGTGCGAGTACGACGCCCTGCCGGAGATCGGACACGCCTGCGGGCACCATCTCATCTGCGTGATGGGCCTCGGCGCGGCTATCGGTCTGAAAAGCGTCATTGACGAGATCGGCGGCGAGATCCGGGTCTACGGCACCCCGGCTGAGGAAACCAAGGGCGCCAAGGTGACGATGTCCGCCGCCGGCCTGTTCGATGACGTGGACGTGGCCCTGATGGCCCACCCTTACTATGCCTACGAGAAATCCGGCGAATCCCTCGCCATGGATGCCCTCCGCTTCGAGTATACCGGCAAGGCCGCTCACGCCGCTGCAAGCCCGTATGAAGGCGTGAATGCGCTGGATGCCGTTCTGCTGCTCTTCCAGTCGATCGGCGCCCTGAGACAGCAGCTGCGCAGCCATGCGCGCATTCACGGCATCATCACGCACGGCGGCAAGGCGCCGAATATCATACCGGACTATGCCGCGGCCGAGTTCTACATCCGCTCCGCGAACCGTCCCTATACCGATGAGGTCGTTCAAAAGGTGCTGCGCTGTGCGGAAGGAGCCGCGCTGCAAACCGGAGCCGCGCTCAAGTGGTCCAATTATGAGTATTCTTATGACGAGCTGAATACGAACGAAGCGCTGTCCGCGGCGTTCACGGCCAACCTGACCGCCATGGGCGTGCCGGAGAGCGAGATCGGAACAGGCCAGGACCACGGGTCTCTCGACCTTGGCAATGTGTCGCGCCACTGTCCGGCGATCCACCCGTACATCAAGGTGGTAGACGAGCGGCACCTGCTGCACACGGTGGAATTCCGCGACCTGGCCATGCAGCCGCGCGCTTTCGAGGGGATGCTGCTCGGAGCCAAGGTGCTCGCGCAGACCGCCTATGACGTCATCACCGACCCCGCCCTGCTCTCCGCGATCCGGGAAGAGTTCGCCCGGAAGGTCAAAGGATCGGTGCACACCGGATAA
- a CDS encoding aldo/keto reductase — protein sequence MSITYRRLGRTGLKVSNVSLGTMAFGRWIDEKQSADVLDTALDAGINLIDTADVYGSGMDKGNPLETGESETILGRLLGARREGVVLATKVHGRVGLGPNDAGQSRYHIYRAVENSLKRLKTDYIDLYQVHRFDEETPLEETLRALDDLVRQGKVRYIGASNYAAWQLAKAHGLSALHGLHRYESVQPEYSLINRGIEQELLPFAGSEGVGVIVYSPLGRGLLTGKYAYGQTPPEGSRGAAGEKRLQSLLEEERHFEIVEGLGAIAQRRGWTLAQLALNWVVGRTGVTSAILGASQAKHILDSTAKLGEALSEEELREIDEVKGPGWGRRHTVQAQ from the coding sequence ATGAGCATCACTTACCGCAGACTGGGCCGAACAGGGCTCAAAGTATCCAATGTGAGTCTGGGAACGATGGCCTTCGGCCGGTGGATTGACGAGAAGCAGTCCGCAGATGTGCTGGACACGGCCCTCGACGCGGGGATCAACCTGATCGACACGGCCGATGTGTACGGTTCGGGCATGGACAAGGGGAATCCGCTGGAGACGGGGGAATCCGAGACCATCCTCGGACGCCTGCTGGGCGCAAGGCGCGAAGGAGTCGTCCTGGCGACCAAAGTGCATGGCCGGGTGGGGCTGGGACCGAATGATGCGGGCCAGAGCCGGTATCACATCTACCGGGCCGTGGAGAATTCCCTGAAGCGGCTGAAGACGGACTACATCGACCTGTACCAGGTTCACCGGTTCGATGAAGAAACGCCCTTGGAGGAAACGCTGCGCGCGCTGGACGATCTGGTACGCCAAGGCAAAGTACGCTATATCGGCGCCTCGAATTATGCCGCCTGGCAGCTCGCCAAGGCCCACGGCCTCTCCGCTCTTCACGGCCTGCACCGCTACGAGAGCGTTCAGCCGGAATACAGCCTGATCAACCGCGGGATCGAGCAGGAGCTGCTGCCCTTTGCGGGCTCCGAGGGGGTAGGCGTCATCGTGTACAGTCCGCTCGGCCGCGGGCTGCTGACCGGCAAGTACGCCTATGGGCAGACCCCGCCGGAGGGCTCGCGCGGTGCCGCCGGCGAGAAGCGGCTGCAGTCCCTGCTCGAAGAGGAACGCCACTTCGAGATCGTGGAAGGGCTCGGTGCCATCGCTCAGCGCAGAGGCTGGACGCTTGCCCAGCTGGCGCTGAACTGGGTCGTCGGGCGTACGGGCGTGACCTCGGCGATTCTGGGGGCGTCCCAGGCGAAGCATATTCTGGATTCCACGGCAAAGCTCGGTGAAGCCTTGTCTGAGGAGGAGCTTCGGGAGATCGATGAAGTAAAGGGGCCGGGATGGGGAAGACGCCATACGGTCCAGGCACAGTAA
- a CDS encoding ABC transporter substrate-binding protein codes for MYKNKMVLSVIMSLALLVSACGTKPAEQTSGNAGSGEQPAAATQASKLDAIKKAGKIIVGTSADYPPYEFHKEIDKKDQIVGFDIEIAKEIAKDLGVTLEMKDMKFEGLLPALEAGNIDFIISGMTPTPERQKSVDFTKIYYTAVQRVVVRADDKAKYTTVDSLKGQKVGAQKGATQETIVKEQMPGSEVKAIGKITDLIMEMKTKKIEALVVEQPVADAFLQKNPDLVYADIKLTTEDSGSAIAVKKGSADLVEAMNKTLDRLISDKSIDKFVTEANALVEQ; via the coding sequence GTGTATAAAAACAAGATGGTATTATCTGTCATTATGAGTTTGGCGCTTCTCGTCAGCGCCTGCGGCACGAAGCCGGCAGAGCAGACGTCGGGTAACGCAGGCTCCGGCGAACAGCCGGCAGCGGCCACCCAGGCATCGAAGCTGGATGCAATCAAAAAAGCGGGGAAAATTATTGTGGGGACGAGCGCGGACTATCCTCCTTATGAATTCCACAAAGAGATCGATAAGAAAGACCAGATCGTGGGCTTCGATATCGAAATCGCCAAGGAGATTGCCAAGGACCTCGGCGTTACGCTTGAGATGAAGGACATGAAGTTCGAAGGCCTTCTGCCGGCGCTTGAAGCAGGCAACATCGATTTCATTATCTCCGGCATGACGCCGACTCCGGAGCGCCAGAAATCCGTTGACTTCACGAAAATCTACTATACCGCCGTTCAGCGGGTAGTGGTGCGTGCGGACGATAAGGCGAAGTACACGACGGTCGATTCGCTGAAAGGCCAGAAGGTAGGCGCCCAGAAGGGAGCCACCCAGGAGACGATCGTGAAAGAGCAGATGCCGGGCTCTGAAGTGAAGGCGATCGGCAAGATCACCGACCTGATTATGGAGATGAAGACGAAGAAGATCGAAGCGCTTGTGGTGGAGCAGCCGGTAGCGGATGCGTTCCTCCAGAAGAACCCGGATCTCGTCTATGCCGATATCAAGCTGACGACCGAAGACAGCGGCTCGGCCATTGCCGTAAAGAAGGGCAGCGCGGATCTGGTGGAAGCGATGAACAAGACGCTGGACCGTCTGATCTCCGATAAGTCCATCGACAAGTTCGTTACGGAAGCCAACGCACTGGTGGAGCAATAA
- a CDS encoding Spo0E family sporulation regulatory protein-aspartic acid phosphatase, whose translation MKMEEQELKRHLEQMQHQLYRLVEQIGSFVDPQVVELSQEIDDVVLGIQRLRMKEKVE comes from the coding sequence ATGAAAATGGAAGAACAGGAACTCAAACGCCACTTGGAGCAGATGCAGCATCAGCTCTACAGGCTGGTGGAACAAATAGGCAGCTTTGTCGATCCCCAAGTGGTCGAGTTGAGCCAAGAGATCGATGACGTGGTGCTGGGCATCCAGCGGCTGCGCATGAAGGAAAAAGTCGAATAA
- a CDS encoding IS1182 family transposase, with the protein MIQQQQSLVLSPYAALYDIVVPKDNMLRQINELVNFTFIFEELQTKYCLDNGRNAIDPIRMFKYLLLKAIFELSDVDIVERSKYDLSFKYFLGMAPEDPVIDPSSLTKFRKLRLKDINLLDMLIGKTVDLAIELKILKSNSIIVDATHTKARYNQKSPLEILRDRARKLRKSVYTMDESLKAKMPAKNTSDVLEDEIEYCQKLVTFIELESGIAQVPKVLNPLHLLKETVEDDIEQLRLTADPDARVGHKSADSAFFGYKTHLAMTEERIITAAVITTGEKNDGKQLQTLIEKSNAAGMQVKTVIGDTAYSEKDNILYTTNNEIELVAKLNPLITQGSRKKEEEFLFNKDAGMYVCPAGHMATRKARQGKKGVGKNQQDTYYFDVEICKSCPLKEGCYKEGAKSKTYSVTIKSDEHAEQMAFQETEYFKAKSKERYKIEAKNSELKHRHGYDVATSSGLIGIEMQGAMAIFAVNLKRILKLVD; encoded by the coding sequence ATGATTCAACAACAACAAAGCTTGGTTCTGAGCCCTTACGCGGCTCTGTATGATATCGTCGTGCCGAAGGACAACATGCTCCGTCAAATCAACGAACTGGTGAACTTCACTTTTATCTTTGAAGAACTGCAGACAAAATATTGTTTGGACAACGGACGTAACGCCATTGACCCCATCAGAATGTTTAAATATTTGTTGCTGAAAGCCATCTTTGAACTATCTGACGTAGATATTGTCGAGCGTTCTAAGTATGACCTGTCGTTTAAGTATTTCCTGGGCATGGCACCGGAGGATCCGGTCATCGACCCGAGTTCTCTGACAAAATTCCGCAAACTGCGGCTCAAAGACATCAACTTATTGGACATGCTCATTGGTAAGACGGTAGACCTCGCTATCGAACTGAAAATCCTGAAGAGCAACTCCATAATCGTCGACGCTACGCATACAAAAGCGCGCTACAATCAGAAGTCGCCGCTAGAAATTCTGCGAGACCGTGCACGAAAGCTGCGAAAGTCCGTTTACACGATGGATGAATCGCTCAAAGCCAAAATGCCCGCAAAGAACACGAGCGACGTACTCGAAGACGAAATCGAGTATTGTCAAAAGCTTGTGACCTTCATCGAGTTGGAATCCGGGATCGCGCAAGTACCAAAGGTTTTGAATCCGTTACACCTGCTGAAGGAAACGGTGGAGGATGACATCGAACAGCTTCGTCTAACGGCGGATCCGGATGCTCGAGTGGGACATAAAAGCGCCGATTCTGCATTCTTTGGATATAAAACTCATCTGGCCATGACGGAGGAGCGCATCATAACGGCAGCTGTCATTACAACAGGCGAGAAGAATGACGGCAAGCAGCTGCAGACGCTCATCGAAAAAAGCAATGCAGCAGGAATGCAAGTTAAGACCGTCATTGGCGATACCGCCTACTCCGAGAAGGATAATATTTTGTACACAACGAACAATGAGATTGAACTTGTAGCAAAACTCAATCCGCTGATCACGCAAGGCAGCCGTAAGAAAGAAGAGGAATTTCTATTCAACAAAGATGCCGGCATGTACGTATGCCCGGCTGGTCACATGGCGACTCGAAAGGCCCGGCAAGGCAAAAAAGGCGTCGGTAAAAACCAACAGGATACCTATTATTTTGACGTAGAGATCTGCAAGAGCTGTCCGCTCAAGGAGGGCTGTTACAAAGAAGGCGCCAAGAGTAAAACTTATTCCGTAACGATTAAATCTGATGAACACGCGGAACAGATGGCGTTCCAGGAAACGGAATATTTCAAGGCGAAATCCAAAGAGCGCTACAAGATCGAAGCGAAAAACAGCGAACTCAAACATAGACACGGGTATGATGTTGCCACATCTTCGGGTCTGATTGGCATAGAAATGCAAGGTGCAATGGCCATATTCGCTGTAAATCTTAAGCGTATACTGAAGCTGGTAGATTGA
- a CDS encoding YpdA family putative bacillithiol disulfide reductase, with amino-acid sequence MQDVVVIGAGPCGLSAALELQRRGLKPIIIEKECVVRSIYLYPTYMTFFSTPELLEIGGYPFSTPNEKPTRLEALTYYRTVAQRSGIEIRPYQTVTGITPLAGGGFELTVQTRSGAVHTVRTRYTVVATGYFDHPNLLGIPGEELPKVTHYYREAHPYSGTRTVVIGGSNSAIDAAMDLLKVGAEVTVVYRGETYSPSIKPWVLPIFESMVNKGRIRMLFGSRVTAISEGAVTVSGREGSLELPNDFVLALTGFRPDRALLTGAGAALRDSDGCPEHDPETMETTVPGLFIAGVAASGSNANEVFIETGRLHGRRIAEYLVPGHE; translated from the coding sequence ATGCAAGACGTCGTCGTGATCGGCGCAGGCCCCTGCGGCTTATCGGCCGCACTGGAGCTGCAGCGGCGGGGGCTGAAGCCCATCATCATCGAAAAGGAGTGCGTCGTCCGCTCCATCTACCTGTATCCTACCTATATGACCTTCTTCAGCACTCCCGAGCTGCTGGAGATCGGCGGCTATCCCTTCTCGACGCCGAACGAGAAGCCGACCCGTCTGGAGGCCCTGACGTACTACCGGACCGTCGCCCAGCGCAGCGGCATTGAGATCCGGCCGTATCAGACGGTGACCGGGATCACGCCCCTGGCCGGAGGCGGCTTCGAGCTTACGGTCCAGACGCGCTCCGGCGCTGTACATACTGTCCGAACCCGTTACACGGTCGTGGCGACCGGGTACTTCGACCATCCGAATCTGCTCGGCATTCCCGGCGAGGAGCTGCCGAAGGTCACCCACTACTACCGGGAGGCCCATCCTTACAGCGGGACGCGGACCGTGGTCATCGGCGGCAGCAACTCGGCGATCGACGCCGCGATGGACCTGCTCAAGGTCGGGGCCGAGGTGACGGTGGTTTACCGGGGCGAGACATATTCCCCTTCCATCAAGCCGTGGGTCCTCCCGATCTTCGAGAGCATGGTGAACAAAGGCCGGATCCGGATGCTCTTCGGCTCACGGGTCACCGCCATCTCGGAGGGAGCCGTAACGGTGAGCGGCAGGGAAGGCAGCCTCGAGCTGCCGAACGATTTCGTGCTGGCCCTCACGGGCTTCCGCCCGGACCGCGCCCTGCTGACCGGTGCCGGTGCGGCTCTGCGGGACTCCGACGGCTGCCCCGAGCACGACCCGGAGACCATGGAGACGACGGTCCCCGGACTGTTCATTGCGGGCGTCGCCGCTTCCGGCTCCAACGCGAATGAAGTGTTCATCGAGACCGGGCGCCTGCACGGCAGACGGATCGCGGAGTATCTGGTTCCCGGCCACGAGTGA
- a CDS encoding flotillin family protein, with amino-acid sequence MGMDALLVPAVVVGVIVVLGLAFWARYKTVSPDEAMIVTGSFLGTKHVLTDDTGRKIKIVRGGGSFILPVFQQAEFLSLLSHKLDISTPEVYTEQGVPVLADGVAIIKIGGSVEDVATAAEQFMGKPTEALRAEAQEVLEGHLRAILGTMTVEEVYRNRDRFAQEVQGVAAKDLKKMGLQIVSFTIKDVRDKQGYLEALGKPRIAAVKRDAEIAEAQAVRDARIQKAQAEEEGQKAELLRDTNIAEASKEKELKVASFKKDQDMARAEADQAYHIQEARAKQSVVEEQMRVELVRKEREIDLETKEILRREKQYDAEVKKKADADRYAVVQAAEADKARQIAEADARQYRIEAEAKANAEQKRLEGLAVADAERAKGTAEAEVIRLRGLAEAEAKQKLAEAFEKFGEAAVLDIIVKMLPELAGRVASPIAAIDKLTVVDTGHGEGAARVSNYVTQLMATAPEMLKSVSGIDVEALMKGLTQRAGQGAASGQAASSGGSGGGGQGE; translated from the coding sequence ATGGGAATGGATGCGCTGTTGGTGCCTGCGGTCGTCGTCGGGGTGATTGTGGTGCTGGGGCTCGCTTTTTGGGCCCGGTACAAAACGGTGTCCCCCGACGAAGCCATGATCGTTACGGGTTCGTTCCTCGGCACGAAGCACGTGCTGACGGACGATACGGGCCGCAAGATCAAGATCGTCCGGGGAGGCGGCTCCTTCATCCTGCCGGTGTTCCAGCAGGCGGAGTTCCTCTCCCTCCTGTCGCATAAACTCGACATCTCAACGCCGGAGGTGTACACCGAGCAGGGCGTGCCGGTGCTCGCCGACGGGGTCGCGATCATCAAGATCGGCGGGTCCGTTGAAGATGTCGCCACGGCGGCGGAGCAGTTCATGGGCAAGCCGACGGAGGCGCTGAGGGCCGAAGCCCAAGAGGTGCTCGAAGGTCACCTGCGGGCGATTCTCGGGACGATGACTGTCGAGGAAGTATACCGCAACCGGGACCGCTTCGCCCAGGAGGTGCAGGGCGTCGCAGCCAAGGATCTCAAGAAGATGGGGCTGCAGATCGTCTCCTTCACGATCAAGGACGTGCGCGACAAACAGGGCTATCTCGAGGCGCTCGGCAAGCCGCGGATTGCCGCGGTGAAGCGGGACGCCGAGATTGCCGAGGCCCAGGCCGTGCGGGACGCCCGGATCCAGAAGGCGCAGGCCGAGGAAGAGGGCCAGAAGGCGGAGCTGCTGCGCGACACGAATATCGCCGAAGCGTCCAAGGAGAAGGAGCTCAAGGTCGCCTCGTTCAAAAAGGACCAGGACATGGCCCGGGCCGAAGCGGACCAGGCGTACCATATCCAGGAAGCACGTGCCAAGCAGAGCGTGGTCGAAGAACAGATGCGCGTTGAGCTCGTGCGCAAGGAGCGGGAGATCGACCTCGAGACAAAGGAGATCCTGCGGCGCGAGAAGCAGTATGACGCCGAGGTCAAGAAGAAGGCGGATGCCGACCGCTATGCGGTCGTCCAGGCGGCGGAAGCCGACAAGGCGAGGCAGATCGCCGAAGCGGATGCAAGGCAGTACCGCATCGAAGCGGAAGCGAAGGCGAATGCGGAGCAGAAGCGGCTCGAGGGCCTGGCGGTGGCGGACGCCGAGCGGGCCAAGGGTACCGCCGAAGCCGAGGTCATCCGGCTGCGCGGTCTCGCCGAGGCGGAAGCGAAGCAGAAGCTCGCCGAGGCGTTCGAGAAGTTCGGCGAAGCGGCCGTGCTCGACATCATCGTGAAGATGCTGCCGGAGCTCGCCGGGCGGGTGGCTTCGCCGATCGCCGCGATCGACAAGCTGACCGTTGTCGATACAGGCCATGGAGAGGGCGCAGCCCGCGTCAGCAACTACGTGACCCAGCTGATGGCGACGGCCCCCGAGATGCTGAAAAGCGTCAGCGGCATCGATGTCGAGGCGCTGATGAAGGGGCTGACCCAGCGGGCGGGCCAAGGGGCCGCTTCCGGGCAGGCGGCTTCGTCCGGCGGCAGCGGCGGGGGCGGCCAGGGGGAATAA